In one Candidatus Margulisiibacteriota bacterium genomic region, the following are encoded:
- a CDS encoding mechanosensitive ion channel family protein: MSFDPILSNVILGNKLSDYLIFASIIAGGVFAVKLFAFVVLTRIKVQAKRTATTVDDLVVRIFERTLLPLAYVFVVYLSLNYLVLPQKIKRLVDMSWTAALSISFIFFLVSIIEHALEKLWIKKQKDEKREKSLKSIVAALKIIIWGIGLTFLMDNLGFKVSAVVAGLGIGGIAVALAAQAVLGDLFSYFAIFFDRPFEEGDFIVIGDFMGSVEHIGIKTTRLRSLGGEQIIFSNTDLTNSRVRNYKRMDRRRVVFKFGLTYSTETVKLKEVPGLIAGIIRKTGKAELDRAHFASFGDSSLIFEVVYYVNSPDYNTYMDLQQEINLAIKEEVEKRGLEFAFPTQTLYLYGNSR, translated from the coding sequence ATGTCTTTTGACCCGATACTGTCAAATGTCATTTTAGGCAACAAACTCTCCGACTACCTGATCTTTGCTTCGATCATCGCGGGAGGAGTATTTGCGGTCAAGCTCTTTGCTTTTGTCGTGCTGACCAGGATAAAGGTGCAGGCAAAGAGAACAGCGACCACCGTGGATGACCTTGTTGTGCGTATCTTTGAAAGAACGCTATTGCCTCTGGCCTATGTTTTTGTGGTTTACCTCAGTCTCAATTATTTGGTCCTGCCGCAAAAGATAAAGCGTCTGGTGGATATGAGCTGGACGGCTGCGCTTTCAATATCCTTTATCTTTTTCCTGGTCTCGATCATCGAACATGCCCTTGAAAAATTATGGATCAAAAAGCAGAAAGATGAAAAAAGAGAAAAGAGCCTCAAGAGCATCGTAGCAGCACTAAAGATCATTATATGGGGAATAGGCCTGACTTTCTTGATGGATAATCTCGGCTTCAAAGTTTCTGCTGTTGTGGCGGGGCTCGGGATAGGGGGCATTGCCGTTGCACTTGCAGCGCAGGCTGTTCTTGGCGATCTGTTCAGCTATTTTGCTATCTTTTTTGACAGGCCTTTTGAAGAAGGTGATTTTATCGTGATCGGCGACTTTATGGGCTCCGTGGAGCATATAGGCATCAAGACAACTCGACTGCGCAGTCTTGGCGGCGAGCAGATCATTTTTTCCAACACGGACCTGACCAACTCAAGGGTGCGTAATTACAAAAGGATGGACAGAAGAAGGGTGGTGTTCAAGTTTGGTCTGACCTACAGCACAGAAACAGTAAAGCTTAAAGAGGTCCCGGGTTTGATAGCTGGTATCATCAGAAAAACCGGAAAAGCCGAGCTTGACAGGGCCCACTTTGCCTCTTTCGGGGATTCCAGCCTTATCTTTGAGGTCGTGTATTATGTTAACAGTCCGGATTACAATACCTATATGGACCTTCAGCAGGAAATCAACCTTGCCATCAAGGAAGAGGTCGAAAAACGCGGCCTTGAATTTGCTTTTCCGACGCAAACGCTTTATCTGTACGGAAATTCCAGATAA